Genomic DNA from Babylonia areolata isolate BAREFJ2019XMU chromosome 9, ASM4173473v1, whole genome shotgun sequence:
tattttttcctgcgtgcagttttatttgtttttcctatcgaagtggatttttctgcagaattttgccaggaacaccccttttgttgctgtgggttcttttacatgcgctaagtgcatgctggaggaaggtggcagaatggttaagacgctcagctgccaatacagagagtccgtgagggtgtgggttcgaatcccgctctcgccctttctcctaagtttgactggaaaatcaaactgagcgtctagtctttcggatgagacgataaaccgaggtcccgtgtgcagcacgcacttggcgcactgaaaaagaacccatggcaacgagagtgttgtcctctggcgaaattacgtaaaatgaaatccactttcataggtacacaaatatgtaagcatgcactcaaggcctgactaagcgcgttgggttatgctgctggtcaggcatctgctcaacagatgtggtgtagcgtgtatggatttgtccgaacgcagtgacgcctccttgagaaagtgaaactgaaactgaaactgaagcatgctgcacacgggacctcggtttatcgtctcatccgaatgactagcgtccagaccaccactcaaggtctagtggagggggagaaaatatcggcagctgagccatgattcgaaccagcgtgctcagattctctcggttcctaggcagacgcgttacctagCTCCATTTGTGTGCTACGTTCAGATAAAATATGCTGGTTAAAGAGCACATAATCCACATAATCAGTGCTCGGTGAGTAATGgtatcaagaacatacccaacatgcacactcctgaaaatggaGCAGGGCTGCCTATGGGGCTGGATTCAaatgatcatacacataaaaccctACTCTTTGACAGATTTTTATAAATGTGTGAACATGGAAGTTGTGTCCCACAAATGCAGaattagaaagaaaacaaaataatgaaagtaATATTTGATGACTGGGTCATCCTGCTAATGCCTCAAAAAGTACCACATCAAAAACTATCATTAAAATCAAATACTTGCCTCCTTCATTGATGCATCAGTAGTCTTTGAGAAGGCAAACAAGAGGTTGGTGACGTCACGGATATGGAGATCTTTTGATCTCAACAGCTCTAAGCTTCGAGCCTGAACTTTCTGCACAATCTCCCCTGAGAAGCAGCCCAGGTTTTTTGCATTGTGACAGATCTCAGCAATGTGGTAGCTCTGGAGATGACTGCAGTCATCCAAATTCTCCAGGGATGCCTTCCCAACTGACCTGATCTTTGCCAGAGTTTCACTGCTCACTCTGAACTTCATTTTTCGGGCATAACGAAAAATGCACCCAACAGTGAATGCATCGATATGAGGACTTTGCTGATGCAGCTTTGCTAGCACTGCATGAGCCATTTTCTCTAACAAGTCTTGACTCATGTACACAGCCAAGATaggattggacacacacacatctcggaCTTCAAATTCCACCTCTTTGATATCCCTGCTCAGAAGCTCGTCTAGCCGGGACAgaattttctctgccagatggaaGTCTCTTCCACCCAAAGTTTGCAGGATGTGAGTTAGATCTCTGAGTTGATGGACACTCAAATCGGGAGCAGCATCATGGCACCTGGCCAATAGTTTGTGCACAACTGGTTCAGTTCTGTCCACACCACTATAGAGCAAAGACAACAAAACTGATGGACAATCATGACCAGGTATGAGGTCACTTAGCTGCTCGATCTGTTGACAGATGCTGTGAAAATGTTCTTGGTCATACAAAGGCTTCCTGAGCAGGTCCTCGATTTTACCATTCATCAAAATTTGCATGAAAGCAATGACGTGATTGTCATTGTGTAACCACGGCAAGCTGTGAAGGTTAGAGTAGACAGCGGAGCGCAGAGCAGTGGTAAACTGTGTGACACACTCAGGATGAAAGCTGTTTCTATCTAGCAATGTATGGTACCGTTCCAATACATCTGCCACACTCTCAGAATGCTCAGACTGGGTGCACTTTGCCTTGCCTGTACTCCATTGATGACTATTTACAAACTGAATCACACCGGTCCTTGCACCAAAGTGAAGTCTCAAGTATCGCCATTGACAAAATGTGAGGCCTGGATGTCCTCTGGACACAAGGCTCCTCCTCACTAAGGTGGAATACAGGGTCTGACCTACATGTCTACTGCTAGAGCCAAGGTGGCCATAAGATAAGACGCTGGTTAGAGTCACATGCTGCCTGAACAAATACCGAAGGTTCATActcatgatgatgacaaagacaaaTCAATGTGGGATCAGTAAGAAGAAAAGCTAGTCCCTCTACTTGCTATCTGTTTGACCATCATTGCCACATTTCATGTCTTTGTGGTTTGTTTCATCTTTAATAAAGTATTTCTCTTCCAGAAGTTGAGTCCAGTATTGTCTCTTCACTTCAGGAACCTGCACGGcagatggaaatgaaaaaaattatTATCTGTGCCAAAGTAAACATGAGAGGCTGAAAGAAGATACTGAAAAAGGAAAGGAggtgaagaaaaagatgatgataatcacaATGCAACAATAACTGAATATGTTCATTATCTATGAAAGTTCATGTTTGCTTTTCATTGCATTCAACTTATACATGAGTATTGCAGTCTgcagcacatgcacactcacacatgcttgCAAGAAGAACTGACCAAATTTTACACACATCTAGATGGAACTGCTGGAACTATGCAAAACTACTATTCATTGAGTGATGTACGTATTTCTGCTGAGAAGACTAAAGATATAtcgtatacacatgtacattcTAATCATGTGTGTCACAATAAACATAACTAAGACTAGTgtaagagtgagagtgtgtgtgtgggagagagagagagagagagagagagagagagaggctgttcgTTTAATGTGCTttaaagacaaacacaaagaatCGATTTGACTTTGCCTCATTGTTTATAAAAACAATCAcgaacgcgcgcgctcacacacacacacacacacacacacacacacacacacacacgtgcccctgCCATGCTCTCTAACCTTGGTGCTGATCCACGAAACGTGCCCTCCAAGGGACTTCACTTTCAACACAAACTGGAATTGGCTATATCCAACGAAGATGCCACATTTCTTGTGTGCACTTTGATACTGTCGATGAACATGACACGATTAAATATGAAACGTAATGCACCCAACGTGATTCAGTGAaacggagagagaagaaagaatttAGCCTGTCAATGCACATTTTTATGTGTGAATGCCAATATCCCTAGTacttctggtttgtttgtttttctgtgtgtgaagggtttgtgtgtgcataattattggCGGCGACCATCACATGTTCTACACGTATAGTTACAGATCTTCAGTCAAAATGGCCGGCAGGTTGACCGCTACGGCAGCAAACCTTGCGGTGAGGCAAACGTTCCTCCAGTGCCGTGGTGTTCTCGCTGTGCAACCAAACAGAACCAGATACAAAGGTGTTCGTCGAGGGAAAAGACATGAAGATGCGAAAACATTTCAGCAACGCCTTGATGGTATGGAAATGTGCACTTTCAAGATCGCATGATGGTCGGTCAATCGAATCAAATCGAGCATTTCAATAACACTTTAACAGATTACTTTGATTTTGTATATAACGCAAGTCAGGTCCAGTGATCCACAgattgtttatctctgtctctgtctgtctgtctgcccgaatTTTTGTCTAttcctctccctccgtctctctctctctctctctctctctctctctctctgtctgtgtctgtgaatccAATAGAACTCggaactacaacagcagcagttcAACTTCAACAAATGTTCTGACTTCTTCCGTAGGTAAGTTAAACTATCGGAACATTTTGAGATCCAGTACTCATAACTGGCAGAAACTGGAATGGatgtgtccacacagacacacacacacacacatccacacacacacacattcacacatgcatgcgtgtgcactcATATACCCACACTTGTACATGTGTGCTCAGTGTGGCACACATATGatacatttattttattatcaccTCGCAAAGTTGTACATATCTGCTGAAAGTGAAgatatcaacaaacaaaacaaacagatgaaacaaACAAGCTTACAAAGGAAGGTACTTGCTGCACAGACTGCTTTTAATCAGGAAAAGCTACTTTATGCTTTTGATATGTGATTTAAGATGAATTTAATCATTTTATGATTATTTTATTCATATAGATCTATAATGTCATGGGACACCTCATAATGCTTTGCAATGGATTTCTTGAATTTATGTTTACTTATCATTTGGTAATGAAATTTGTAACAGAACCCAACATATTGCTGACAAATTGGACAATGAATACTGGTATAGCAGTTGTCAtctccttttttgtttctgtaCATGTGCATTTTCAGAATTCAGTGCCAAAGACCCAGAACTGGATCATGTTGTCAACATTGGTTTTCCTCTGAGAGATCCAGAAAGGACTGGGGAATATGAAAATAGGCATCGACTGTGGCTGAAGGCCAGAGAGACAGTAGAGTCTGCAGCAAGACACAAACAGTGTAAGTTCTACATGTGCCAGAAATACAGAACATTATGAATAATATTTGTGTTCATTATCTTTAAGTAAAGGAGAGATTTACAAGGGTGGAATCTGATAACTAAATTTAATCACTATGCtcctcctgtccctctccccatacttttttatatatttttttttatgtatttgctttgattttttcattcctttcatATCATACATGATGTACAAATGCACATTTTTCTCAATCAGTCAATGTTTATTGTTACCTTTTTTGTGATTAAGAATGTAATTGCTTCGGTTTTCGATTATCAGTTTCATTTGTACAACAGATGTGCCAACTAGTGGTCcacattttgattttgtttttcctgtcactgAATTGACTCTAaattatacacatacagagaTTTCTTTGAGTATTCAAACTGCGATGATCGTTTGACGTTTAGGGAATTAAAATGCAAGTTTCTATTTTTTATTCGTTCATCAGTCTTCCTTGCAGATTTGTTTTTAGGTTCATTTGTTTTCAGATTGTTCACACATGTCAGCcaagtttatttttgtttgtgttttagtgAAACTGGACCTTGCAGAGGTGAAAGAGAAGTGGCAAGAAGAGCAGGGCCCCCTTCATGTCCGGCAAATCACTGACCATTACGGTGTGTATGGTGATCTGTTTGGCACCGCCTTCTTCTACAACACCACGCCCTTGTCGGTGTGCTATGAGTATGACGAGGAGTTTGTCACCCCTGTCTATCATGGGAACCATATCCCTCCTTCTGAGGTAAGATGCCCCTTGTCTCTTTAGAAAGTTCAAAGTTGTTATTGTaggatgaggagaaagaaacagtttttgactcacttgtgtaaacaaagtgagtctatgttttaacccggtgtccgtttgtgtatgtgtgtgtgtctgtgtgtccatggtaaactttaacattgccattttctctgcaaatactttgtcagttgacaccaaatttggcataaaaataggaaaaattcagttctttgcagtcatcttgtttaaaacaatactgcacctctgggatgggcacaaaaaaataaaaaaagaagccaaattatatgcaaactgcatttactgttatatttctattttttttattctctaaacttggcattttgatctgatattctgacacaacagcaagagcagtcattattatcattttttgttcaaacaggaacttcttttgctaagcatggaagttatatttattttgcaaacgttttggtgcagaagtaacaagagaggcaaggccttcaagactcatttgtgatacacttgtgagtcaaaaacaaaacaagttttttatgtattgagtataatttcaaaatgtaatgtttaagatgagaaagatcagtttaaagcaaattaagtcccatagcattaattacagagtaatttccctttactatctgcaccaaaacatttccgttaaatatttattcagagaaagatttgtgaacgcctcatcacttactggattatgccccaaactgccataaaaatatccacagaatcagtcagaattcacagttaaagataataaaccatgtgagttaatacccttgaattgatgaaatgtaaaaatttccagtcttgacttttctgaaaatgaagtctttttcacttcataagacatttagaagtacttgtacttggctctacatgttattagttaaaCAAAattctcaattttcatatcaactttaaaactataaaactagaatgaacataaaagagaaattgaatcgacagtgtcaaccgggtgtaactaactgaaacttgtacatctatctagatccagagaaaatggctaaatgttgcagtgtgattgcggcgatagccacgtctcctttaccacggacttaaaaagaatttttaattgcccttaaagatttttttaatgcccaagatacaccagaataatatgatttaaacagcgttcttaccgtgaataccacaatcgatttatcgccctttaaaaaagcatgtttaaatattatatttttgaacgtcagttaaggagccatgatagtgtaatgggtaagacaatttcttctcaccagaacacgaggagttcgaatctgccgttaggacttttttttttctttttcttttaacccaaagctttataataacaaatacaaaacacattttaacgattagattttttttttttttttttaagtgtatcacaagtgagtcttgaaggccttgcctctcttgttttatgattgtgtttgaaaaaaaagttaaacagacaaaagaaaaaaaaagttgcaccaGTATTCCAATACTTAGGAAATTGTCATAGTGTTATTCATTTACTCATCCTTGCACACCACTGCATATTACCAAAGACCAAAACACAATCAGTAAAAGCAATATACTCGCAAAACAAGAAGTAGACCAAAAAAACAATTAAAGTGATGGGTGGATGAGGGTGGGGAGATGGACTTCAGATAATAATTAAATGATTATTTACATAAAATCTAATAGATATTAAAAACAGATCAGGCTTTTGGAAGTGCACACCACAGGGATGAGACACAACCAGGCTTTTAAAGTTCAGTTTAGAATTGTGGAAAAAAGAAGCTGATCTGATGGTTTTAATATCTGATTgatctctccttcatcttctgtgtttgtgggctgcaactcccacattcacttgtatgtacacaagtgagctttttacatgtatgactgtttttaccccgccatgtaggcagccatactttgctttcgggggtgtgcatgctgggtatgttcttgtttccataacccaccgaatgctgacatgcattgcaggatctttaacgtgcgcatttgatcttctgcttgcgtatacacacgaagagggctcaggcactagcagatctgcacatgttgacctgggagattggaaaaatctccaccctttacccactaggtgccGTCACCGGGATTCAAACcggagaccctcagattgaaagtccaacactttaaccacttggctgttgcacctgtcatgATTGATCTCAGGAACTGAGCTGTACACTGTCATAATATGTAGAATTGTTTAGTATTATGTAGATAATACTCCTAAAAATGTGTCCATGTCATCCACCAATCAAGTGTGCTGTAGAATAGATTATATTATTTGTAGTACATACTGATTTGGTTttacattttgaaaaaaaggtGTAGCACTTGTTGATGACATGCTGGAAttatgaatgagaaaaaaaaaatgaatagatttagAGAGGTGAATTTCATTGTTCACTGCATTCCTTTTTCCATTTACCCTTCTGTAGAACTGTCAAAGTCTGCTTTTTATTTCAGGAGTCCAGCACTCATTTCTGGAACCGTTGAAACAGATGATGAATAGAGTTTTCCAGTACATATTGTGGAAATGAATTATTGATGGTGGAGCTGATTGCATAGCAACATTGATCATCTCTGTGTTTGATGTCGACAGGCAGCTATGCCTCCCCTTGTCAGTTACCCAAGTGACAAGGACTGTCTGTGGACATTGGTGATGACTTCCCCTGATGGTGATCTACAGCGTAACAACAAGGAGTGTCTCCACTGGATGATGTGAGTTGAGTTCTCATTTTGAATCATGTGAGCTGTCAGACCATGTTGTGTAGTACTGTTCTCACAACATGGAAACAAAAAATTAAGCTGTTGATAAATGTTGAAAATTTTTAGGCTGAGCAAATGTTTCATTTCCTAGACAATAATATgttataatataataaaaaaataaaataaaacaaagatttGACACCTAgttggtgaaggtgtgtgaaTCATATGAACGTCTGTCAGGTCCATTAGTTGCTCTTTGAGCAGAGAGAAAAAGTAGTCTGTAAAAATCAATGTTATTCGTGTAATGGTCCATGTATTACTGTTATTTTTGACAGTATGTATATCAGTATGTGTTTGAATAGTGCAATAGTTTGTGTTCACATACTGTTTACAGAATCCAAACCTTGCacttttctgtgttttctgtccagAGCTAACATCCCAGGGTCAGATCTTCAGAATGGAGAAACATTGTGTAACTACCTCCAGCCCTTCCCAGTCAAAGGAGTGGGGTATCTGCGCTATGTCTTCGTGCTCTATCAGCAGAACAAACGTGTTGATTTCAGCAGCTTAAAACGTTCCCCTGACTGGTAAAGTTGTGTGTGGATTTATAGCTAGAATTCTCTTCATGGTGAACAGATactattgtgtgcatgtgtgtgtctgtgtgtgcacgcaagtaCCTACATGTTTTTATGTGGTGTTGGATTGCTGTGATTGTTATTCCTCTTTACCTTTCTGTCCAATCTGACTTGCAGCTATACATGCCAGAGGGTATAATGGGCAGTAAGTCAGTAAGTTTATGTTCAGTCAGCAGTCATGGAGCCATTAAACGTAAGACTTTGATAAATACCATTTCTTTCACTTTCAGTAACTGTAACGCcttatctatttcatttattgaCCCTCTGACACTAATGCTCCATTGAATCATTTGTTTATACTGTCATTGCACAGTCCACTTTCATAATGCTGTATTTTTACCTTGTTGCCTTCTTTCCCTTGTTGAAGTAGAACCTGTAGGTCACCTTTTTCATGTCTATACAACACACTCGTTGGTTTGCTGAATAATGTGAATTCACATCTGACCTAGTGCAAGTATTTGCATTgccgttcttttttcttctttctttttttttgttgttgttgaaaacctATGGTACTGCTGTTGTTCAGTGAATGTATTCAGTACAAAGGACTGAT
This window encodes:
- the LOC143285731 gene encoding large ribosomal subunit protein mL38-like; its protein translation is MAGRLTATAANLAVRQTFLQCRGVLAVQPNRTRYKGVRRGKRHEDAKTFQQRLDEFSAKDPELDHVVNIGFPLRDPERTGEYENRHRLWLKARETVESAARHKQLKLDLAEVKEKWQEEQGPLHVRQITDHYGVYGDLFGTAFFYNTTPLSVCYEYDEEFVTPVYHGNHIPPSEAAMPPLVSYPSDKDCLWTLVMTSPDGDLQRNNKECLHWMIANIPGSDLQNGETLCNYLQPFPVKGVGYLRYVFVLYQQNKRVDFSSLKRSPDCRSLADRTFSTLEFYRQHQEDITPACVSFFQSQWDESVRSVFHDVLGMPEPSYEFIQVPNYHPQQKRYPHKQPFNLYLDRYRDVKDIQEEVLKVRLKRVDPLSPPSPEPQFPNLHPLPGTVPSWLKLKMRHMRLGKHQWKDLNPQP